A stretch of Henckelia pumila isolate YLH828 chromosome 4, ASM3356847v2, whole genome shotgun sequence DNA encodes these proteins:
- the LOC140860882 gene encoding uncharacterized protein → MVIFFFLENLNRELYRTGKIEESANLRLSYLLELTCNIQPIYIDNDQDLKAYLYFGCPKTRPVLKVEIEHVGFLDVSDNVHEVGIDEGNTDYNDQTSYDDYFDLNIVSLDRNNISEAFDEADVVANSEAVVVANVDIDSETIVIASNEAVVIARNEADVVENVDIDSEAIVIANNETIVIARNEKDVVANVDIVNDTFSFTDGSNLFVGQEFPNRDAVKKVLRRISLEACFEFETVKSSHIVYDVKCIVADCKWRIWTSKIKDSHAFSILTYCNTHTYDLTGRSKRIRRASSAVVRDMLVNTFQGNPVSIAPKAVMAMIHNNMNADISYYKAWRGKELADNILKGDPTKSFTLLPCYLHMVEKMNRGSITDICVDEKNRFKYMFFAFGACVRGYRSMRNVVLIDGTWLKGKYNGVLLVASAQDGNYHQYPVAWGIVDVESTFSWSWFLTKLLEVVPDEDELVIISDRHQGIIIAVSSVYRNAHHGHCTWHLSQNLKIRCKKKGATELFLQIAKIYKQNEFDIAYSDFRKRYPEAAQFLDERDTLDRWTRAYCPNTRYNIMTTNGVESINARLLEERKLPIISLLDSLQRLTSSWFVRYRNASVAANTNLTPTIEGILRSRFTDAQGMQVFELGRLEFDVRSGRHSAIVDLESKRCTCRVFDIDRVPCAHAIAASWLAKIDLYQLCSEYYSTMTWCMAYSETVYPVPEESEWPRNINFPVVLPPCLEKRVGRKKQKRIPSIGEFSKR, encoded by the coding sequence atggtgatttttttttttcttgaaaatttaaatCGTGAACTATATAGAACTGGGAAAATAGAAGAGTCTGCCAACCTGAGGTTGAGTTACCTTCTAGAGTTGACGTGCAACATTCAACCGATCTATATCGATAATGACCAAGATTTGAAAGCATATCTGTATTTTGGTTGTCCCAAAACGAGGCCAGTGCTCAAAGTTGAAATTGAACATGTTGGTTTTTTGGATGTTTCTGATAACGTGCATGAAGTTGGTATTGATGAAGGCAATACTGATTATAACGATCAAACCTCTTATGAtgattattttgatttgaatattgTTTCTTTGGATCGTAATAATATCAGTGAGGCTTTTGATGAGGCAGATGTGGTTGCAAATAGTGAGGCAGTTGTGGTTGCAAATGTGGATATTGATAGCGAGACAATTGTGATTGCAAGTAatgaagcagttgtgattgcaaGAAATGAAGCAGATGTGGTTGAAAATGTGGATATTGATAGTGAGGCAATTGTGATTGCAAATAATGAGACAATTGTGATTGCAAGAAATGAGAAAGATGTGGTTGCAAATGTGGATATTGTTAACGACACATTTTCATTCACAGATGGTTCAAACTTATTTGTTGGTCAAGAATTTCCAAACAGAGATGCAGTAAAAAAGGTGTTAAGAAGGATCAGTttggaagcatgttttgaatttgagaCAGTAAAAAGTAGTCATATAGTGTATGATGTAAAATGTATAGTGGCTGATTGTAAGTGGAGAATCTGGACCTCAAAGATTAAAGATTCACATGCATTCTCCATTCTAACATATTGCAATACACACACTTATGATTTGACAGGGAGAAGTAAGAGAATACGCAGAGCTAGTTCGGCTGTTGTTCGTGATATGTTGGTGAATACTTTCCAAGGTAATCCAGTGTCAATAGCCCCGAAAGCAGTCATGGCGATGATACACAATAATATGAATGCTGATATATCATATTACAAGGCTTGGAGAGGGAAAGAACTAGCAGACAATATTTTGAAAGGTGATCCTACCAAAAGTTTTACTTTACTGCCTTGTTATTTACACATGGTTGAGAAGATGAATCGAGGAAGCATAACAGACATATGTGTTGACGAGAAAAATCGATTCAAGTATATGTTTTTTGCTTTTGGTGCATGTGTCAGGGGATATCGAAGCATGCGAAATGTTGTATTAATTGATGGCACATGGTTGAAGGGAAAATACAATGGTGTTTTACTTGTGGCATCCGCACAGGATGGAAATTATCACCAATATCCTGTGGCGTGGGGAATCGTCGATGTTGAGTCTACGTTTTCGTGGAGTTGGTTTTTGACGAAGTTGTTAGAAGTAGTACCAGACGAGGATGAACTGGTGATAATTTCAGACAGACATCAGGGAATAATTATTGCGGTTTCTAGTGTCTATAGAAATGCACATCATGGCCATTGTACGTGGCATTTATCCCAGAACTTGAAAATCAGGTGCAAAAAGAAGGGTGCAACGGAACTGTTTCTGCAAATTGCAAAAATTTATAAGCAAAACGAGTTTGATATTGCATACAGTGATTTTAGGAAGAGATATCCTGAGGCCGCACAGTTTTTGGACGAGAGAGATACACTTGATCGATGGACTCGAGCATATTGCCCAAATACCCGTTACAATATTATGACGACAAACGGGGTTGAATCGATCAATGCTCGACTACTTGAAGAGAGGAAGCTTCCTATTATTTCACTTTTAGATTCTTTGCAGAGACTGACATCATCTTGGTTTGTCCGCTATCGCAACGCATCAGTTGCAGCTAACACTAATCTGACCCCAACCATAGAGGGAATTCTTCGAAGCCGTTTCACTGATGCCCAGGGAATGCAAGTTTTTGAATTGGGCCGTCTTGAGTTTGATGTTCGGAGTGGTCGACATTCGGCCATTGTGGACCTGGAATCTAAAAGATGCACTTGCCGAGTTTTTGATATTGATAGAGTCCCATGTGCTCATGCCATTGCAGCCAGTTGGTTAGCGAAGATTGACTTATATCAATTGTGTTCAGAGTATTATTCTACGATGACATGGTGCATGGCTTACTCAGAGACTGTCTATCCCGTTCCCGAAGAAAGTGAATGGCCACGTAACATTAATTTTCCAGTGGTCCTACCTCCTTGTTTAGAGAAGAGAGTTGgtagaaaaaaacaaaagagaatTCCTTCTATTGGTGAATTTAGCAAAAGGTAG